In Tursiops truncatus isolate mTurTru1 chromosome 19, mTurTru1.mat.Y, whole genome shotgun sequence, a genomic segment contains:
- the KLC3 gene encoding kinesin light chain 3 isoform X1 — translation MSVKVAAPGSMGLGPEHLSPEELVQQTRQVVQGLEALRAEHRGLAGHLAETLAGQGPVAGLELLEEKQEVVSHSLEAIELGLGEAQVLLALSAHVGALEAEKQRLRAQARRLAQENAWLREELEETQQRLRASEEAVAQLEEEKSHLQFLGQLRQYDPPAESQQPESPHQQDSLASLFPSEEEERKGPEAAGAISAQQGGYEIPARLRTLHNLVLQYTGQGRYEVAAPLCRQALEDLERSSGHCHPDVATMLNILALVYRDQNKYKEATDLLHDALQIREQTLGREHPAVAATLNNLAVLYGKRGRYQEAEPLCQRALEIREKVLGANHPDVAKQLNNLALLCQNQGKFEEVERHYGRALSIYKALGGPHDPNVAKTKNNLASAYLKQNKYQEAEELYKEILSREALPAPLGAPNTGTAGDAKQQAFRRSSSFSKLRESIRRGSEKLVSRLRGEGVVGAAGMKRAMSLNMLNVDGSRAAGNQFPSRHLGEASRTLSTSTQDLGPR, via the exons ATGTCCGTGAAGGTGGCGGCCCCGGGAAGCATGGGGCTGGGCCCAGAGCACCTGAGCCCTGAGGAGCTGGTGCAACAGACGCGACAAGTGGTACAGGGGCTGGAGGCCCTGCGGGCAGAGCACCGGGGCCTGGCTGGGCACCTGGCGGAGACCCTGGCAGGACAGGGCCCGGTGGCTGGCCTGGAACTGCTGGAAGAAAAGCAGGAGGTGGTGAGCCACTCACTGGAGGCCATCGAGCTGGGGCTGGGTGAGGCCCAG GTGCTGCTGGCCCTGTCGGCACATGTGGGCGCGCTGGAGGCTGAGAAGCAGCGGCTGCGAGCACAGGCCCGGCGGCTGgcccaggagaacgcatggctGCGGGAAGAGCTGGAGGAGACGCAGCAGCGGCTGCGGGCCAGCGAGGAGGCTGTGGCCcagctggaggaggagaagagcCACCTGCAGTTCCTGGGGCAGCTGCGGCAGTATGACCCGCCGGCGGAGAGCCAG CAGCCCGAGTCCCCCCATCAGCAGGACAGCCTGGCCTCCCTGTTCCCcagtgaggaggaggagaggaaag GTCCCGAGGCAGCGGGGGCCATCTCTGCTCAGCAGGGTGGCTACGAGATCCCGGCCCGCCTTCGGACCCTGCACAACCTCGTGCTCCAGTACACGGGGCAGGGCCGCTACGAGGTGGCTGCACCGCTGTGCCGCCAGGCCTTAGAGGATCTGGAGCGGAGCTCGGGCCACTGCCACCCTGACGTGGCCACCATGCTCAACATCCTGGCGCTGGTGTACCG GGACCAGAACAAGTACAAAGAGGCCACAGACCTTCTCCACGACGCCCTGCAGATCCGGGAGCAGACACTGGGCCGGGAGCACCCCGCG GTGGCCGCCACCCTCAACAACCTGGCCGTCCTCTACGGGAAGCGTGGGCGTTACCAGGAGGCGGAGCCCCTGTGCCAGCGCGCCCTGGAGATCCGAGAGAAG GTCCTGGGCGCCAACCACCCGGACGTGGCCAAGCAGCTCAACAACCTGGCCCTGCTGTGTCAGAACCAGGGCAAGTTCGAGGAGGTGGAGCGGCACTACGGCCGGGCCCTGAGCATCTACAAGGCCCTAGGTGGGCCTCACGACCCCAACGTGGCCAAGACCAAGAACAACCTG GCCTCAGCCTACCTGAAACAGAACAAGTACCAGGAGGCGGAGGAACTGTACAAAGAAATCCTCAGCAGGgaggccctgcctgcccctctcg GAGCCCCCAACACAGGCACAGCTGGTGACGCAAAACAGCAG GCTTTTCGTCGGAGCAGCTCGTTCTCCAAGCTCCGAGAGTCCATCCGGCGGGGAAGTGAGAAGCTGGTCTCCCGGCTCCGAGGCGAGGGGGTGGTGGGGGCAGCCGG GATGAAGAGGGCCATGTCACTCAACATGCTGAACGTGGATGGTTCCAGGGCTGCTGGGAACCAG TTCCCCAGCCGGCACCTGGGCGAGGCCTCTCGGACCCTCAGCACCAGCACCCAGGACCTGGGCCCCCGCTGA
- the ERCC2 gene encoding general transcription and DNA repair factor IIH helicase subunit XPD isoform X3, whose translation MKLNVDGLLVYFPYDYIYPEQFSYMLELKRTLDAKGHGVLEMPSGTGKTVSLLALIMAYQRAYPLEVTKLIYCSRTVPEIEKVIEELRKLLNFYEKQEGEKLSFLGLALSSRKNLCIHPEVTPLRFGKDVDGKCHSLTASYIRAQYQRDPSLPHCRFYEEFDVHGRQVPLPAGIYNLDDLKAMGRRQGWCPYFLARYSILHANVVVYSYHYLLDPKIADLVSKELARKAVVVFDEAHNIDNVCIDSMSVNLTRRTLDRCQGNLETLQKTVLRIKETDEQRLRDEYRRLVEGLREASTARETDAHLANPVLPDEVLKEAVPGSIRTAEHFLGFLRRLLEYIKWRLRVQHVAQESPPAFLSGLAQRVCIQRKPLRFCAERLRSLLHTLEIADLADFSPLTLLANFATLVSTYAKGFTIIIEPFDDRTPTIANPILHFSCMDASLAIKPVFERFQSVIITSGTLSPLDIYPKILDFHPVTMATFTMTLARVCLCPMVRGRGSLAVAMTRWPSAPSLRPGKISVWYPQGMVCMGPRRGGGAVSVGWVMMQ comes from the exons ATGAA GCTCAACGTGGACGGGCTGCTGGTCTACTTCCCATACGACTACATCTACCCGGAGCAGTTCTCCTACATGCTGGAGCTCAAACGCACGCTGGATGCCAAG GGTCATGGAGTCCTGGAGATGCCCTCAGGCACTGGGAAGACAGTGTCCCTGTTGGCCCTGATCATGGCGTACCAGCGG GCATATCCACTGGAGGTGACTAAACTCATCTACTGTTCGAGGACTGTGCCTGAGATTGAGAAG GTGATTGAAGAACTTCGAAAGTTACTCAACTTCTATGAGAAACAGGAGGGCGAGAAGCTGTCGTTTTTGGGGCTGGCTCTGAGTTCCCGAAAGAACCTGTGTATTCATCCCGAG GTGACGCCCCTGCGCTTTGGGAAGGACGTCGACGGAAAATGCCACAGCCTCACGGCCTCCTACATAAGGGCACAGTACCAGCGGGACCCCAGCCTGCCCCACTGCCGCTTCTACGAG GAATTTGATGTCCATGGGCGCCAGGTGCCCCTCCCTGCTGGCATCTACAACCTGGACGACCTGAAGGCCATGGGGCGGCGCCAGGGCTGGTGCCCATACTTCCTTGCCCGATACTCA ATCCTGCACGCCAACGTGGTGGTCTACAGCTACCACTACCTCCTGGACCCCAAGATTGCCGACCTGGTGTCCAAGGAGCTGGCCCGCAAGGCCGTCGTCGTCTTCGACGAGGCCCACAACATTG ACAACGTCTGCATCGACTCCATGAGTGTCAACCTCACCCGCCGGACCCTGGATCGGTGCCAGGGCAACCTGGAGACCCTGCAGAAGACGGTGCTCAG GATCAAGGAGACGGACGAGCAGCGTCTGCGGGACGAGTACCGGCGCCTGGTGGAGGGGCTGCGGGAGGCCAGCACCGCCCGGGAGACCGACGCCCACCTGGCCAACCCCGTGCTGCCCGACGAGGTGCTGAAGG AGGCGGTGCCGGGCTCCATCCGCACGGCTGAGCACTTCCTGGGCTTCCTGCGGCGGCTGCTGGAGTACATCAAGTGGCGGCTGCGCGTGCAGCACGTGGCGCAGGAGAGCCCGCCCGCCTTCCTGAGCGGCCTGGCCCAGCGCGTGTGCATCCAGCGCAAGCCCCTCAG GTTCTGCGCCGAGCGCCTCCGCTCGCTCCTGCACACCTTGGAGATCGCAGATCTCGCCGACTTCTCCCCTCTCACCCTCCTGGCTAACTTCGCCACGCTCGTCAGCACCTACGCCAAGG GTTTCACCATCATCATTGAGCCCTTTGACGACAGGACCCCAACCATTGCCAACCCCATCCTGCACTTCAG CTGCATGGACGCCTCGCTGGCCATCAAACCTGTGTTTGAGCGCTTCCAGTCCGTCATCATCACATCTGGG ACGCTGTCCCCGCTGGACATCTACCCCAAGATCCTGGACTTCCACCCCGTCACCATGGCAACCTTCACCATGACATTGGCTCGGGTCTGCCTCTGCCCCATGGTGCGTGGGAGAGG ATCATTGGCCGTGGCAATGACCAGGTGGCCATCAGCTCCAAGTTTGAGACCCGGGAAGATATCGGTATGGTACCCACAGGGGATGGTTTGTATgggtcccaggaggggaggtggagcAGTCAGCGTGGGCTGGGTCATGATGCAGTAA
- the ERCC2 gene encoding general transcription and DNA repair factor IIH helicase subunit XPD isoform X2, translating into MKLNVDGLLVYFPYDYIYPEQFSYMLELKRTLDAKGHGVLEMPSGTGKTVSLLALIMAYQRAYPLEVTKLIYCSRTVPEIEKVIEELRKLLNFYEKQEGEKLSFLGLALSSRKNLCIHPEVTPLRFGKDVDGKCHSLTASYIRAQYQRDPSLPHCRFYEEFDVHGRQVPLPAGIYNLDDLKAMGRRQGWCPYFLARYSILHANVVVYSYHYLLDPKIADLVSKELARKAVVVFDEAHNIDNVCIDSMSVNLTRRTLDRCQGNLETLQKTVLRIKETDEQRLRDEYRRLVEGLREASTARETDAHLANPVLPDEVLKEAVPGSIRTAEHFLGFLRRLLEYIKWRLRVQHVAQESPPAFLSGLAQRVCIQRKPLRFCAERLRSLLHTLEIADLADFSPLTLLANFATLVSTYAKGFTIIIEPFDDRTPTIANPILHFSCMDASLAIKPVFERFQSVIITSGTLSPLDIYPKILDFHPVTMATFTMTLARVCLCPMIIGRGNDQVAISSKFETREDIAVIRNYGNLLLEMSAVVPDGIVAFFTSYQYMESTVASWYEQGILENIQRNKLLFIETQDGAETSVALEKYQEACENGRGAILLSVARGKVSEGIDFVHHYGRAVIMFGVPYVYTQSRILKARLEYLRDQFQIRENDFLTFDAMRHAAQCVGRAIRGKTDYGLMVFADKRFARADKRGKLPRWIQEHLTDANLNLTVDEGVQVAKYFLRQMAQPFHREVQQLTPSPAPHQEDQLGLSLLSLEQLESEETLRRIEQIAQQL; encoded by the exons ATGAA GCTCAACGTGGACGGGCTGCTGGTCTACTTCCCATACGACTACATCTACCCGGAGCAGTTCTCCTACATGCTGGAGCTCAAACGCACGCTGGATGCCAAG GGTCATGGAGTCCTGGAGATGCCCTCAGGCACTGGGAAGACAGTGTCCCTGTTGGCCCTGATCATGGCGTACCAGCGG GCATATCCACTGGAGGTGACTAAACTCATCTACTGTTCGAGGACTGTGCCTGAGATTGAGAAG GTGATTGAAGAACTTCGAAAGTTACTCAACTTCTATGAGAAACAGGAGGGCGAGAAGCTGTCGTTTTTGGGGCTGGCTCTGAGTTCCCGAAAGAACCTGTGTATTCATCCCGAG GTGACGCCCCTGCGCTTTGGGAAGGACGTCGACGGAAAATGCCACAGCCTCACGGCCTCCTACATAAGGGCACAGTACCAGCGGGACCCCAGCCTGCCCCACTGCCGCTTCTACGAG GAATTTGATGTCCATGGGCGCCAGGTGCCCCTCCCTGCTGGCATCTACAACCTGGACGACCTGAAGGCCATGGGGCGGCGCCAGGGCTGGTGCCCATACTTCCTTGCCCGATACTCA ATCCTGCACGCCAACGTGGTGGTCTACAGCTACCACTACCTCCTGGACCCCAAGATTGCCGACCTGGTGTCCAAGGAGCTGGCCCGCAAGGCCGTCGTCGTCTTCGACGAGGCCCACAACATTG ACAACGTCTGCATCGACTCCATGAGTGTCAACCTCACCCGCCGGACCCTGGATCGGTGCCAGGGCAACCTGGAGACCCTGCAGAAGACGGTGCTCAG GATCAAGGAGACGGACGAGCAGCGTCTGCGGGACGAGTACCGGCGCCTGGTGGAGGGGCTGCGGGAGGCCAGCACCGCCCGGGAGACCGACGCCCACCTGGCCAACCCCGTGCTGCCCGACGAGGTGCTGAAGG AGGCGGTGCCGGGCTCCATCCGCACGGCTGAGCACTTCCTGGGCTTCCTGCGGCGGCTGCTGGAGTACATCAAGTGGCGGCTGCGCGTGCAGCACGTGGCGCAGGAGAGCCCGCCCGCCTTCCTGAGCGGCCTGGCCCAGCGCGTGTGCATCCAGCGCAAGCCCCTCAG GTTCTGCGCCGAGCGCCTCCGCTCGCTCCTGCACACCTTGGAGATCGCAGATCTCGCCGACTTCTCCCCTCTCACCCTCCTGGCTAACTTCGCCACGCTCGTCAGCACCTACGCCAAGG GTTTCACCATCATCATTGAGCCCTTTGACGACAGGACCCCAACCATTGCCAACCCCATCCTGCACTTCAG CTGCATGGACGCCTCGCTGGCCATCAAACCTGTGTTTGAGCGCTTCCAGTCCGTCATCATCACATCTGGG ACGCTGTCCCCGCTGGACATCTACCCCAAGATCCTGGACTTCCACCCCGTCACCATGGCAACCTTCACCATGACATTGGCTCGGGTCTGCCTCTGCCCCATG ATCATTGGCCGTGGCAATGACCAGGTGGCCATCAGCTCCAAGTTTGAGACCCGGGAAGATATCG CGGTGATCCGGAACTACGGAAACCTCCTGCTGGAGATGTCCGCTGTGGTGCCCGATGGCATCGTGGCCTTCTTTACCAGCTACCAGTACATGGAGAGCACCGTGGCCTCCTGGTACGAGCAG GGCATCCTCGAGAACATCCAAAGGAACAAGCTGCTCTTTATTGAGACCCAAGATGGGGCTGAGACCAGTGTTGCCCTGGAGAAGTACCAGGAG gcctgcgAGAACGGCCGTGGGGCCATCCTGCTCTCGGTGGCCCGAGGCAAAGTGTCTGAGGGAATTGACTTTG TGCACCACTACGGCCGGGCCGTCATCATGTTCGGGGTGCCCTACGTCTACACCCAGAGCCGCATTCTCAAG GCGCGGCTGGAATACCTTCGGGACCAGTTCCAGATTCGAGAGAACGACTTTCTGACCTTCGATGCCATGCGCCACGCGGCCCAGTGCGTGGGTCGGGCCATCAGGGGCAAGACTGACTACGGCCTCATGGTCTTTGCCGACAAG CGCTTTGCCCGGGCCGACAAGCGGGGGAAACTGCCCCGCTGGATCCAGGAGCACCTCACCGACGCCAACCTCAACCTGACCGTTGACGAGGGGGTCCAGGTCGCCAAGTACTTCCTGAGGCAGATGGCACAGCCATTCCACCGG GAAGTGCAGCAGCTgacaccctcccctgccccccaccaggaGGATCAGCTGGGCCTGTCCCTGCTCAGCCTGGAGCAGCTGGAGTCGGAGGAGACGCTGCGGAGGATAGAGCAGATCGCTCAGCAGCTGtag
- the ERCC2 gene encoding general transcription and DNA repair factor IIH helicase subunit XPD isoform X1 gives MKLNVDGLLVYFPYDYIYPEQFSYMLELKRTLDAKGHGVLEMPSGTGKTVSLLALIMAYQRAYPLEVTKLIYCSRTVPEIEKVIEELRKLLNFYEKQEGEKLSFLGLALSSRKNLCIHPEVTPLRFGKDVDGKCHSLTASYIRAQYQRDPSLPHCRFYEEFDVHGRQVPLPAGIYNLDDLKAMGRRQGWCPYFLARYSILHANVVVYSYHYLLDPKIADLVSKELARKAVVVFDEAHNIDNVCIDSMSVNLTRRTLDRCQGNLETLQKTVLRIKETDEQRLRDEYRRLVEGLREASTARETDAHLANPVLPDEVLKEAVPGSIRTAEHFLGFLRRLLEYIKWRLRVQHVAQESPPAFLSGLAQRVCIQRKPLRFCAERLRSLLHTLEIADLADFSPLTLLANFATLVSTYAKGFTIIIEPFDDRTPTIANPILHFSCMDASLAIKPVFERFQSVIITSGTLSPLDIYPKILDFHPVTMATFTMTLARVCLCPMIIGRGNDQVAISSKFETREDIAVIRNYGNLLLEMSAVVPDGIVAFFTSYQYMESTVASWYEQGILENIQRNKLLFIETQDGAETSVALEKYQEACENGRGAILLSVARGKVSEGIDFVHHYGRAVIMFGVPYVYTQSRILKARLEYLRDQFQIRENDFLTFDAMRHAAQCVGRAIRGKTDYGLMVFADKRFARADKRGKLPRWIQEHLTDANLNLTVDEGVQVAKYFLRQMAQPFHREDQLGLSLLSLEQLESEETLRRIEQIAQQL, from the exons ATGAA GCTCAACGTGGACGGGCTGCTGGTCTACTTCCCATACGACTACATCTACCCGGAGCAGTTCTCCTACATGCTGGAGCTCAAACGCACGCTGGATGCCAAG GGTCATGGAGTCCTGGAGATGCCCTCAGGCACTGGGAAGACAGTGTCCCTGTTGGCCCTGATCATGGCGTACCAGCGG GCATATCCACTGGAGGTGACTAAACTCATCTACTGTTCGAGGACTGTGCCTGAGATTGAGAAG GTGATTGAAGAACTTCGAAAGTTACTCAACTTCTATGAGAAACAGGAGGGCGAGAAGCTGTCGTTTTTGGGGCTGGCTCTGAGTTCCCGAAAGAACCTGTGTATTCATCCCGAG GTGACGCCCCTGCGCTTTGGGAAGGACGTCGACGGAAAATGCCACAGCCTCACGGCCTCCTACATAAGGGCACAGTACCAGCGGGACCCCAGCCTGCCCCACTGCCGCTTCTACGAG GAATTTGATGTCCATGGGCGCCAGGTGCCCCTCCCTGCTGGCATCTACAACCTGGACGACCTGAAGGCCATGGGGCGGCGCCAGGGCTGGTGCCCATACTTCCTTGCCCGATACTCA ATCCTGCACGCCAACGTGGTGGTCTACAGCTACCACTACCTCCTGGACCCCAAGATTGCCGACCTGGTGTCCAAGGAGCTGGCCCGCAAGGCCGTCGTCGTCTTCGACGAGGCCCACAACATTG ACAACGTCTGCATCGACTCCATGAGTGTCAACCTCACCCGCCGGACCCTGGATCGGTGCCAGGGCAACCTGGAGACCCTGCAGAAGACGGTGCTCAG GATCAAGGAGACGGACGAGCAGCGTCTGCGGGACGAGTACCGGCGCCTGGTGGAGGGGCTGCGGGAGGCCAGCACCGCCCGGGAGACCGACGCCCACCTGGCCAACCCCGTGCTGCCCGACGAGGTGCTGAAGG AGGCGGTGCCGGGCTCCATCCGCACGGCTGAGCACTTCCTGGGCTTCCTGCGGCGGCTGCTGGAGTACATCAAGTGGCGGCTGCGCGTGCAGCACGTGGCGCAGGAGAGCCCGCCCGCCTTCCTGAGCGGCCTGGCCCAGCGCGTGTGCATCCAGCGCAAGCCCCTCAG GTTCTGCGCCGAGCGCCTCCGCTCGCTCCTGCACACCTTGGAGATCGCAGATCTCGCCGACTTCTCCCCTCTCACCCTCCTGGCTAACTTCGCCACGCTCGTCAGCACCTACGCCAAGG GTTTCACCATCATCATTGAGCCCTTTGACGACAGGACCCCAACCATTGCCAACCCCATCCTGCACTTCAG CTGCATGGACGCCTCGCTGGCCATCAAACCTGTGTTTGAGCGCTTCCAGTCCGTCATCATCACATCTGGG ACGCTGTCCCCGCTGGACATCTACCCCAAGATCCTGGACTTCCACCCCGTCACCATGGCAACCTTCACCATGACATTGGCTCGGGTCTGCCTCTGCCCCATG ATCATTGGCCGTGGCAATGACCAGGTGGCCATCAGCTCCAAGTTTGAGACCCGGGAAGATATCG CGGTGATCCGGAACTACGGAAACCTCCTGCTGGAGATGTCCGCTGTGGTGCCCGATGGCATCGTGGCCTTCTTTACCAGCTACCAGTACATGGAGAGCACCGTGGCCTCCTGGTACGAGCAG GGCATCCTCGAGAACATCCAAAGGAACAAGCTGCTCTTTATTGAGACCCAAGATGGGGCTGAGACCAGTGTTGCCCTGGAGAAGTACCAGGAG gcctgcgAGAACGGCCGTGGGGCCATCCTGCTCTCGGTGGCCCGAGGCAAAGTGTCTGAGGGAATTGACTTTG TGCACCACTACGGCCGGGCCGTCATCATGTTCGGGGTGCCCTACGTCTACACCCAGAGCCGCATTCTCAAG GCGCGGCTGGAATACCTTCGGGACCAGTTCCAGATTCGAGAGAACGACTTTCTGACCTTCGATGCCATGCGCCACGCGGCCCAGTGCGTGGGTCGGGCCATCAGGGGCAAGACTGACTACGGCCTCATGGTCTTTGCCGACAAG CGCTTTGCCCGGGCCGACAAGCGGGGGAAACTGCCCCGCTGGATCCAGGAGCACCTCACCGACGCCAACCTCAACCTGACCGTTGACGAGGGGGTCCAGGTCGCCAAGTACTTCCTGAGGCAGATGGCACAGCCATTCCACCGG gaGGATCAGCTGGGCCTGTCCCTGCTCAGCCTGGAGCAGCTGGAGTCGGAGGAGACGCTGCGGAGGATAGAGCAGATCGCTCAGCAGCTGtag
- the KLC3 gene encoding kinesin light chain 3 isoform X2, which translates to MSVKVAAPGSMGLGPEHLSPEELVQQTRQVVQGLEALRAEHRGLAGHLAETLAGQGPVAGLELLEEKQEVVSHSLEAIELGLGEAQVLLALSAHVGALEAEKQRLRAQARRLAQENAWLREELEETQQRLRASEEAVAQLEEEKSHLQFLGQLRQYDPPAESQQPESPHQQDSLASLFPSEEEERKGPEAAGAISAQQGGYEIPARLRTLHNLVLQYTGQGRYEVAAPLCRQALEDLERSSGHCHPDVATMLNILALVYRDQNKYKEATDLLHDALQIREQTLGREHPAVAATLNNLAVLYGKRGRYQEAEPLCQRALEIREKVLGANHPDVAKQLNNLALLCQNQGKFEEVERHYGRALSIYKALGGPHDPNVAKTKNNLASAYLKQNKYQEAEELYKEILSREALPAPLGEPPAPPLSLRGLLSLPTTMAPSVPQEPPTQAQLVTQNSRLFVGAARSPSSESPSGGEVRSWSPGSEARGWWGQPGECWVRLVAESVAHPSPCPAQEPSMAPISPATHTIKPGAGVVPPRVGARHSWAHLCPTHQPSFVG; encoded by the exons ATGTCCGTGAAGGTGGCGGCCCCGGGAAGCATGGGGCTGGGCCCAGAGCACCTGAGCCCTGAGGAGCTGGTGCAACAGACGCGACAAGTGGTACAGGGGCTGGAGGCCCTGCGGGCAGAGCACCGGGGCCTGGCTGGGCACCTGGCGGAGACCCTGGCAGGACAGGGCCCGGTGGCTGGCCTGGAACTGCTGGAAGAAAAGCAGGAGGTGGTGAGCCACTCACTGGAGGCCATCGAGCTGGGGCTGGGTGAGGCCCAG GTGCTGCTGGCCCTGTCGGCACATGTGGGCGCGCTGGAGGCTGAGAAGCAGCGGCTGCGAGCACAGGCCCGGCGGCTGgcccaggagaacgcatggctGCGGGAAGAGCTGGAGGAGACGCAGCAGCGGCTGCGGGCCAGCGAGGAGGCTGTGGCCcagctggaggaggagaagagcCACCTGCAGTTCCTGGGGCAGCTGCGGCAGTATGACCCGCCGGCGGAGAGCCAG CAGCCCGAGTCCCCCCATCAGCAGGACAGCCTGGCCTCCCTGTTCCCcagtgaggaggaggagaggaaag GTCCCGAGGCAGCGGGGGCCATCTCTGCTCAGCAGGGTGGCTACGAGATCCCGGCCCGCCTTCGGACCCTGCACAACCTCGTGCTCCAGTACACGGGGCAGGGCCGCTACGAGGTGGCTGCACCGCTGTGCCGCCAGGCCTTAGAGGATCTGGAGCGGAGCTCGGGCCACTGCCACCCTGACGTGGCCACCATGCTCAACATCCTGGCGCTGGTGTACCG GGACCAGAACAAGTACAAAGAGGCCACAGACCTTCTCCACGACGCCCTGCAGATCCGGGAGCAGACACTGGGCCGGGAGCACCCCGCG GTGGCCGCCACCCTCAACAACCTGGCCGTCCTCTACGGGAAGCGTGGGCGTTACCAGGAGGCGGAGCCCCTGTGCCAGCGCGCCCTGGAGATCCGAGAGAAG GTCCTGGGCGCCAACCACCCGGACGTGGCCAAGCAGCTCAACAACCTGGCCCTGCTGTGTCAGAACCAGGGCAAGTTCGAGGAGGTGGAGCGGCACTACGGCCGGGCCCTGAGCATCTACAAGGCCCTAGGTGGGCCTCACGACCCCAACGTGGCCAAGACCAAGAACAACCTG GCCTCAGCCTACCTGAAACAGAACAAGTACCAGGAGGCGGAGGAACTGTACAAAGAAATCCTCAGCAGGgaggccctgcctgcccctctcggtgagcccccagcccctcccctctccctcaggGGGCTCCTCAGCCTCCCCACCACAATGGCCCCATCTGTTCCCCAGGAGCCCCCAACACAGGCACAGCTGGTGACGCAAAACAGCAG GCTTTTCGTCGGAGCAGCTCGTTCTCCAAGCTCCGAGAGTCCATCCGGCGGGGAAGTGAGAAGCTGGTCTCCCGGCTCCGAGGCGAGGGGGTGGTGGGGGCAGCCGGGTGAGTGTTGGGTCAGGTTGGTGGCCGAATCTGTAGCCCACCCCTCTCCCTGTCCTGCTCAAgaaccttccatggctcccatCTCCCCTGCCACACATACAATCAAACCTGGCGCTGGAGTGGTCCCTCCCAGGGTGGGAGCCAGACACTCCTGGGCTCACTTGTGCCCCACCCACCAACCTTCCTTTGTAGGATGA